One window of the Shimwellia blattae DSM 4481 = NBRC 105725 genome contains the following:
- a CDS encoding LysR family transcriptional regulator — protein MPAITLRHIEIFHAVMTAGNLTEAAALLHTSQPTVSRELARFEKLIGLTLFSRSRGRLHPTVQGLRLFEEVQRSWYGLDRILSAAESLREFRQGELSVVCLPVFSQSFLPPLIGPFLRRYPDLSLNIVPEESPVLEEWLSAQRYDLGITETLTTPAGTERYPLLTLSEVCVLPADHPLCRKSCLVPEDFAGENYISLSRSDSYRQLLDTMFHEQGVRRRMVVETHSAASVCAMVQAGVGISVVNPLTALDYARRGSGEGSGQVAVRPLSITIPFTVSLIRPRHRPASALVDTFTEHLRQQMPGITAALRPWQPPEG, from the coding sequence ATGCCAGCGATTACCTTACGCCATATTGAAATTTTCCACGCGGTGATGACCGCCGGTAACCTTACGGAGGCGGCGGCGCTGCTGCATACCTCCCAGCCGACCGTCAGCCGCGAGCTGGCGCGCTTTGAAAAGCTGATCGGGCTGACACTGTTCAGCCGCAGCCGCGGCAGGCTGCACCCCACAGTCCAGGGGCTGCGGTTATTTGAAGAGGTGCAGCGCTCCTGGTACGGGCTGGACCGGATCCTGAGCGCTGCGGAAAGCCTGCGGGAGTTCCGCCAGGGGGAGCTGTCTGTGGTTTGTCTGCCGGTGTTTTCCCAGTCGTTTCTGCCGCCGCTTATCGGGCCATTTTTACGCCGCTACCCGGATCTGAGCCTGAATATCGTGCCCGAAGAGTCCCCGGTGCTGGAAGAGTGGCTCTCCGCCCAGCGCTATGACCTGGGGATCACGGAAACCCTCACCACCCCGGCGGGGACCGAGCGCTACCCGTTGCTGACCCTCAGCGAAGTGTGCGTGCTGCCTGCCGATCACCCTCTGTGCCGGAAATCCTGCCTGGTACCGGAGGATTTCGCCGGGGAAAACTACATCAGCCTCTCGCGCAGCGACAGTTACCGCCAGTTGCTCGACACCATGTTCCACGAGCAGGGGGTGCGCCGTCGCATGGTGGTGGAAACCCACAGCGCCGCCTCGGTTTGCGCCATGGTGCAGGCCGGGGTGGGGATCTCCGTAGTAAACCCGCTGACCGCGCTGGATTACGCCCGCCGGGGCAGCGGCGAAGGCAGCGGGCAGGTGGCCGTGCGGCCGCTGAGTATTACCATTCCCTTTACCGTCAGCCTGATTCGCCCCCGTCACCGCCCCGCCTCAGCGCTGGTCGATACCTTTACAGAGCATCTTCGCCAGCAGATGCCCGGCATTACGGCGGCCCTGCGCCCCTGGCAGCCACCAGAGGGCTGA